The following proteins are encoded in a genomic region of Candidatus Methylospira mobilis:
- a CDS encoding sodium-translocating pyrophosphatase, with product MKASILIQTALASGSLGLIYALLTAIRISRASEGNEKMQALAAAIRAGVNAFIKREYLAIFVAATLIYLLLLTYIGLWSAIGFVIGVTSAALTAFLGAIISVRANVRTADAAQQGIKQAAATAFRGSFATGALVASFSLLSVTLSFLAVKSLAPLSSLAPEEEIFRTLVGLIFGGSTVSVFARIVGGIYAKSADVGADLVSKVESYVPENDARNAAVIADSVGDHIVDNAGLSADLYETGTIALVAAMLIAGTSFGTESPWVEFPLLIGSIGVISTLFAAACTRLAGKRQRIIAALYRGALLASLVSAGALFPASDWFSGLSLIQPALSAPTITAIGSIGLTLTWLIIGITEYYTSKGFAPVKSIAAASESGHATNIITGLSVSMKSTALPVVAVIAAISGAYFLGGGFSASTGTGLFAVALALVAMTSQGGVIAAIGAYGPIADNAASISEIAGLSEETRNITQSLDAAGKTTKAITKGYAICAAGLAALLLFSEYAHAFSTRTFDLVNPAVLLGLFIGGLLPYWFGSLLLTAVARTSGRIVEETLAQFRDIPGIWDGSTPPNYGRCVSIATRSAILLTLAPILLLIATPVAVGALAGREALGGLLIGTLVTGLLQAIALTSGGGAWDNAKQYIEGGMYGGKRSLSHIAAVTGDTVGDPCKDTVGPAIAPIIKIVAVVALLTLIWVPTQIA from the coding sequence ATGAAGGCGAGTATATTAATTCAGACTGCGTTGGCATCCGGTTCGCTGGGTCTCATTTACGCCCTGTTGACAGCCATCCGGATATCGCGCGCAAGCGAAGGAAATGAAAAAATGCAGGCGCTCGCGGCAGCGATACGCGCAGGCGTCAATGCGTTTATAAAGCGCGAATATCTGGCGATATTCGTTGCCGCCACGTTGATTTATCTTTTGCTGCTGACTTATATCGGACTATGGTCCGCCATTGGTTTCGTCATAGGCGTCACCAGCGCCGCGCTGACTGCCTTTCTTGGCGCGATTATCAGCGTCAGAGCCAACGTCCGCACTGCGGACGCCGCGCAACAAGGAATAAAACAGGCGGCAGCGACCGCATTTCGCGGCAGCTTCGCCACCGGTGCGCTGGTCGCAAGCTTCAGCCTGCTTAGCGTCACGCTGTCCTTTCTGGCAGTCAAATCCCTTGCCCCGCTGAGCTCGCTGGCCCCGGAAGAAGAAATCTTTCGCACCCTGGTCGGATTAATATTCGGCGGTTCCACCGTTAGCGTATTTGCGCGCATTGTCGGCGGCATCTATGCCAAATCAGCCGATGTCGGAGCCGATCTGGTTTCCAAAGTCGAAAGTTACGTACCGGAGAACGACGCACGAAACGCCGCCGTGATAGCGGACAGCGTCGGCGATCATATCGTCGACAACGCCGGGTTAAGTGCGGACCTGTACGAAACCGGCACAATCGCGCTGGTTGCGGCGATGCTGATAGCAGGCACGTCATTCGGAACCGAAAGCCCATGGGTAGAGTTCCCGCTACTGATAGGCAGCATAGGCGTCATCAGCACGCTGTTTGCAGCTGCCTGCACTCGCCTTGCCGGCAAACGGCAGCGCATTATCGCGGCGCTCTATCGCGGCGCGCTGCTGGCTTCGCTGGTCTCGGCCGGCGCGCTGTTTCCGGCCAGCGACTGGTTTTCTGGCCTGTCGCTGATACAACCGGCATTGTCGGCACCCACCATAACTGCAATCGGTTCGATAGGTTTAACCTTGACCTGGCTCATTATCGGAATTACCGAATACTACACATCGAAAGGCTTCGCACCGGTAAAAAGCATAGCCGCAGCCTCGGAAAGCGGTCACGCGACCAATATCATTACCGGGTTATCGGTCAGTATGAAATCGACGGCGTTGCCTGTTGTCGCGGTCATTGCCGCTATTAGCGGCGCGTATTTTCTGGGCGGCGGATTCAGCGCCAGTACCGGCACAGGTCTGTTCGCAGTCGCGCTAGCACTGGTTGCAATGACCTCCCAGGGAGGCGTGATTGCCGCAATCGGCGCCTACGGCCCGATAGCGGACAACGCCGCAAGCATCAGCGAAATTGCAGGGCTGTCCGAAGAAACCCGCAACATTACACAATCGCTGGACGCCGCCGGCAAAACCACCAAAGCGATTACCAAGGGCTACGCCATCTGCGCTGCGGGATTGGCGGCACTGTTGCTATTCAGCGAGTATGCGCATGCATTTTCTACGCGCACGTTCGATCTGGTGAATCCGGCTGTGCTTTTGGGCCTGTTTATAGGCGGATTGTTGCCTTATTGGTTCGGATCGCTGCTGCTCACTGCCGTAGCGCGCACCTCCGGACGAATAGTCGAAGAAACCCTGGCTCAATTTCGCGATATTCCCGGCATATGGGATGGCAGTACTCCCCCAAACTATGGGCGCTGCGTCTCCATTGCCACTCGCAGCGCCATTTTGCTGACTTTGGCCCCTATCCTGCTGCTGATCGCCACACCGGTAGCCGTCGGCGCACTGGCCGGACGCGAAGCGCTCGGCGGCCTGTTGATAGGCACGCTGGTCACAGGATTGCTGCAAGCCATAGCACTGACCAGCGGCGGCGGCGCATGGGATAACGCCAAGCAATACATCGAAGGCGGTATGTACGGCGGCAAGCGTTCGCTCTCGCATATCGCCGCTGTTACCGGCGACACGGTTGGCGACCCCTGCAAGGATACCGTAGGCCCGGCCATCGCGCCCATCATCAAAATCGTGGCGGTAGTCGCGTTGCTGACGCTGATATGGGTACCCACCCAAATCGCCTAA
- a CDS encoding dynamin family protein — MNEESPLLSKYAAIKTRLLELTSACSGFDANNNELYASLQEKLSNEHFNLAVVGQFKRGKTSLVNALLGEALLPSGVIPLTSTVTVISYAELPQFSIRLRDGCVREIDSSDLGVYVTGANATDQDVREVHARLPAAFLKNGIRLLDTPGVGSVYQANTDTAYAALPQCDAILFLLSVDQPLSQAELDFLRDVRQYAERIFFILNKIDYLSGDDLQQALHFTRTTLEHAFGHAVQIFPLSSTQALKAAQDDLPELLKTSRLPELTAVLENFLESEKGKVLLHGAVRRLLTPIQQRSFELQLALKSLGLPLKELDDKIRRFHEQQIRIEREKQVIEQHFRSESERAVVNLLDKTLKQFKQTLTLDLNIDFDKFVQQHETLTPKALTQEMDNWIQQQVGRAFVDWQQGMAVTLYSELESREQHFRAHIDALLQELRDYSSRLFDVRPENIRAVANGSAAIETFANETDEPVGLELLLEAIAVDWRNDNVDTRLGRIKAAIVRISKTWVIERHRNRLMEIIEMHAGRARYAILNRLDNAQSAFCTEITRHLEQASAGIVHVLKQSRKTREQDARALQQQQRLQENRLEQALRLKEELQQLTIEINAL; from the coding sequence ATGAATGAAGAATCTCCGTTGCTATCGAAATACGCGGCAATAAAAACCCGGCTGCTGGAACTCACCTCAGCCTGTAGCGGATTCGACGCCAACAATAATGAACTCTACGCATCGTTGCAGGAAAAGCTGTCAAACGAGCACTTCAACCTCGCCGTGGTCGGACAGTTCAAACGCGGCAAAACCAGTCTGGTCAATGCACTATTGGGTGAAGCGCTGCTTCCGTCGGGCGTAATACCGTTGACCTCGACAGTTACCGTAATCTCATATGCCGAGCTGCCGCAATTCAGCATACGGCTGCGCGACGGCTGCGTCCGGGAAATCGACAGTAGCGATCTTGGCGTTTATGTAACCGGCGCGAACGCGACGGACCAGGATGTAAGAGAAGTCCATGCGCGTCTACCTGCGGCGTTTTTGAAAAATGGGATACGGCTGCTGGATACGCCGGGAGTCGGTTCGGTTTATCAAGCCAATACCGATACCGCCTACGCTGCCTTGCCGCAATGCGACGCGATATTGTTTCTGCTGTCCGTGGATCAGCCGCTAAGTCAGGCGGAACTGGATTTTTTGCGGGACGTACGCCAATATGCCGAACGAATCTTTTTCATACTCAACAAAATCGATTATCTTTCCGGCGACGATCTGCAACAGGCGCTGCATTTCACGCGCACGACGCTGGAACATGCTTTCGGCCATGCCGTACAAATCTTTCCGCTTTCATCCACGCAGGCGCTGAAAGCAGCACAGGACGATTTACCCGAGTTACTGAAAACCAGCCGCCTCCCTGAATTAACCGCCGTGCTGGAAAATTTTCTGGAATCCGAAAAAGGCAAGGTACTCTTGCATGGCGCCGTACGCCGTTTGCTGACTCCAATTCAGCAACGCAGTTTCGAACTGCAATTGGCATTGAAATCGCTGGGGCTGCCGCTCAAGGAACTGGACGATAAAATCCGGCGTTTCCACGAACAACAAATACGCATAGAACGTGAAAAACAAGTGATCGAGCAGCATTTCCGCAGCGAGAGCGAGCGCGCGGTTGTCAACTTGCTGGACAAAACCCTCAAGCAGTTCAAACAGACGCTGACGCTCGATTTGAACATCGACTTCGATAAATTTGTGCAGCAGCACGAAACCTTGACGCCGAAAGCGCTCACGCAGGAAATGGACAACTGGATACAACAACAGGTTGGCAGGGCATTCGTCGACTGGCAGCAAGGTATGGCTGTCACCCTTTATTCGGAACTGGAATCACGCGAACAACATTTCCGTGCACATATCGACGCATTGCTGCAGGAATTACGCGACTACTCATCCAGACTTTTCGATGTGCGCCCCGAAAACATACGCGCAGTAGCAAACGGCAGCGCAGCCATTGAAACGTTTGCAAACGAGACCGATGAACCGGTCGGCCTGGAGTTACTGCTGGAAGCGATAGCGGTCGATTGGCGTAACGATAACGTGGACACGCGCCTGGGCCGTATCAAGGCCGCCATCGTCCGCATCAGTAAAACCTGGGTGATAGAACGGCACAGAAACCGGTTGATGGAAATCATCGAAATGCACGCAGGACGCGCGCGCTACGCTATTCTCAATCGGCTGGACAACGCGCAAAGCGCATTTTGCACTGAAATCACCCGCCATCTCGAACAGGCGTCAGCCGGTATAGTGCACGTACTGAAACAAAGCCGTAAAACACGCGAGCAGGATGCGCGGGCCTTGCAGCAACAGCAACGCCTGCAGGAAAACCGGCTCGAGCAGGCGCTACGCCTGAAAGAAGAGCTGCAGCAGCTGACGATCGAAATAAACGCTTTATGA